In Solanum lycopersicum chromosome 5, SLM_r2.1, the following are encoded in one genomic region:
- the LOC101267707 gene encoding sister-chromatid cohesion protein 3, whose protein sequence is MEEEPVVSETANRRTKRTRAQTRINEEQLHSSVNEEEREESSEDFEDFRARPKRSKALGGTSSAAAARNAHQSLIDVVKGDRRRIPLVVKHWVEHYEKDPKAAMAGLLSMMFEACGAKYHIEEDFLDQTDVDDVVVALVNMAKRGEVEDYQTSKKKDFKNFKDNLVYFWDTLVAECENGPLFDRVLFDKCMDYVIALSCTPPRVYRQVASLMGLQLVTSFIHIAKVLGSQRETTQRQLNAEQKKKVDGPRVESLNKRLSMTHEKITIIEEMMRKIFTGLFMHRYRDVEPDIRMACIQSLGVWILSYPSLFLQDLYLKYLGWTLNDKSDGVRKASVLALQNLYEVDDNVPSLGLFTERFYKRMIELADDVDISVAVCAIGLVKQLIRHQRVPEEELSSLYDLLIDDPPEIRRAIGALVYDNLIAQRLNSSQSSSGDNADSSEVHLNRLLRILGEFSKDEMLSMYVIDDIWEYMDAMKDWKRILSMLLEEELSAELSDADATNLIRLLFASIRKAVGEKIVPASDNKKQYYTKAQKDMFESSKRDITIAMMRNYPQLLRKFISDKAKIPYLLEIIVHMNLELYSLKRQDQNFKSAVLLMKEAFFKHGEKEALRSCVKALNFCATESRGELQDFALNKLKGIEDELIMKLKSAIKEVADGDDEYTMLVNLKRLYELQLSRQISTESLYKDLAETLKNFRSIDDEVIGFLLLNMHLHVCWCLHSIINSGTVLEQSISSLISKRSALFELLESFLTTNSPEGLRASQLACRVCVIFSEQWCLFKKATFASTEIEALGYSPDEAILQKFWKLCERQLHISDEAEEEDSNREYIEETNRDAVIIAVGKLVAVDAVPKEYLAPEILSHLSMHGTSVSEVIKHLLTVLRNNGADVAWLFIEALKRAHERYLVALFSDDDESARKTFHECEDLASGLAKTFGNAARNKHRSDLLNIVTGGIQYAFTDAPKHLSFLDGAVLHFISKLPPSDIMNILKDVEKRTENVNTDEDPSGWRPYHIFVDTVHEKYAKGDVLQDDKEGAGRRRGRPTKKQNIQGKKLFDEHNSSEDEESISGSDQEADEEKQDDEEVPLIHSFKSSSKLRSLKISRES, encoded by the exons ATGGAGGAGGAACCAGTGGTATCGGAAACAGCGAATCGTCGTACG AAACGAACGAGAGCTCAAACTAGGATTAACGAAGAGCAATTACACAGCAGTGTGAATGAGGAAGAGAGGGAAGAATCGTCTGAGGACTTTGAAGACTTTCGTGCTAGACCTAAGCGGAGTAAGGCTTTAGGAGGCACTTCATCTGCTGCTGCTGCTAGAAATGCTCATCAGAGTTTAATTG ATGTTGTTAAAGGTGATAGGAGACGAATTCCTCTAGTGGTCAAGCATTGGGTGGAACATTATGAGAAGGATCCGAAAGCTGCAATGGCTGGACTATTGAGCATGATGTTTGAG GCATGTGGAGCAAAATATCATATTGAAGAAGATTTCTTGGACCAAACTGATGTTGATGATGTTGTAGTTGCTCTTGTAAACATGGCTAAGAGG GGTGAAGTTGAGGATTATCAAACTTCAAAGAAGAAGgacttcaagaacttcaaagaTAATCTCGTCTACTTCTGGGATACCCTGGTTGCTGAATGTGAAAATGGACCACTTTTTGATAGGGTCTTGTTTGACAAGTGCATGGATTATGTGATTGCGCTATCATG CACTCCTCCTAGAGTATATCGTCAGGTTGCTTCATTAATGGGGCTTCAACTTGTTACATCCTTTATACACATTGCCAAAGTACTTGGTTCACAGCGGGAAACCACACAGAGACAGCTAAATGCTGAACAGAAGAAGAAAGTGGATGGGCCTCGAGTTGAATCACTAAATAAAAGATTATCCATGACCCATGAAAAGATAACAATAATAGAGGAGATGATGCGGAAGATATTTACTGG GCTATTTATGCACCGTTATCGAGATGTCGAACCTGATATCAGAATGGCATGCATACAGTCATTGGGTGTCTGGATCCTGTCATACCCCTCTCTGTTTTTGCAGGATTTGTATTTGAAATATCTCGGATGGACATTGAATGATAAA AGTGATGGTGTAAGGAAGGCATCAGTTCTTGCGCTGCAGAATCTTTATGAGGTGGATGATAATGTACCATCTCTTGGCCTTTTCACGGAGAGATTTTATAAAAGGATGATCGAGCTTGCTGATGATGTTGATATTTCTGTGGCAGTATGTGCTATAGGACTTGTGAAACAACTGATAAG ACATCAACGTGTTCCTGAGGAGGAATTAAGTTCTTTATATGATTTGCTAATTGATGATCCACCTGAAATCAGGCGTGCCATTGGAGCTCTAGTGTATGATAATCTGATTGCCCAGCGATTGAACAGTTCACAATCTAGTTCAG GGGATAATGCTGATTCTTCTGAGGTTCATCTTAACAGACTGTTGCGCATATTGGGAGAGTTTTCAAAAGACGAAATGCTGAGTATGTATGTCATTGATGATATCTGGGAGTATATGGACGCCATGAAA GATTGGAAACGTATCCTGTCTATGCTCTTGGAAGAAGAGCTATCAGCTGAACTGAGTGATGCAGACGCAACAAACCTAATTCGGCTGCTTTTTGCGTCCATTAGGAAGGCAGTTGGAGAGAAGATTGTTCCTGCCAGTgataataaaaaacaatattatactAAAGCACAAAAG GACATGTTTGAAAGTTCTAAGCGTGATATAACCATTGCTATGATGAGGAATTATCCGCAGCTTCTTCGCAAATTTATATCTGACAAAGCAAAAATTCCCTATCTACTTGAAATCATTGTTCATATGAACCTTGAGCTCTATTCTCTTAAACGACAAGATCAG aattttaaatcTGCGGTACTTCTGATGAAAGAAGCATTTTTCAAGCATGGTGAGAAGGAAGCTCTGAGATCTTGTGTAAAAGCTCTGAACTTCTGTGCTACTGAGAGTCGTGGGGAGTTACAGGACTTCGCCCTTAACAAATTGAAGGGGATTGAAGATGAGCTCATTATGAAACTTAAATCTGCAATAAAAGAAGTTGCT GATGGTGATGATGAATATACAATGCTTGTTAACTTGAAAAGGTTGTATGAACTTCAATTGTCAAGGCAAATTTCCACTGAAAGCTTGTATAAAGATCTTGCAGAGACTCTGAAGAACTTCAGAAGTATTGATGACGAG GTAATTGGATTTCTGCTTCTTAACATGCATCTGCATGTTTGCTGGTGCCTACACTCTATCATCAACTCTGGCACAGTCCTGGAACAATCTATATCTTCCTTAATTTCAAAACGCAGTGCCTTGTTTGAACTACTTGAGTCCTTCCTGACTACTAATTCTCCGGAAGGTCTTCGTGCAAGTCAACTTGCATGTAGG gtttgtgttattttttcaGAACAGTGGTGTCTGTTCAAGAAAGCAACCTTTGCATCCACGGAAATAGAAGCTTTAGGGTACTCTCCAGATGAAGCCATTCTTCAAAAGTTCTGGAAGCTTTGTGAACGCCAACTACATATTTCAG ATGAGGCTGAAGAAGAAGATTCTAATAGGGAATACATTGAGGAGACAAATCGAGATGCTGTAATCATTGCTGTTGGGAAGTTGGTTGCTGTTGATGCAGTTCCTAAG GAATATCTTGCTCCAGAGATACTATCTCATCTTTCAATGCATGGGACAAGTGTATCTGAGGTTATTAAGCATTTGCTAACCGTGTTAAGGAATAATGGTGCAGATGTTGCATGGTTGTTCATAGAGGCACTAAAAAGG GCCCATGAACGGTACTTAGTAGCACTTTTCTCTGATGATGACGAATCAGCGAGAAAGACTTTTCATGAATGTGAAGATCTCGCCAGTGGGCTTGCCAAGACATTTGGAAATGCTGCTAGAAACAAGCACCGGTCAGATCTTCTAAATATTGTCACAGGAGGCATTCAATATGCCTTTACTGATGCTCCAAAGCATTTATCTTTCTTGGATGGTGCTGTGCTGCATTTCATATCTAAACTTCCTCCTTCAGATATTATGAACAT CTTGAAAGACGTCGAGAAAAGAACTGAAAATGTTAACACGGATGAAGATCCAAGCGGTTGGCGACCCTACCATATATTTGTAGATACAGTCCATGAGAAGTATGCTAAGGGTGATGTCTTACAAG ATGATAAGGAAGGAGCTGGGAGACGTCGAGGTCGTCCTACCAAGAAGCAGAACATACAAGGAAAGAAACTTTTTGACGAGCACAATTCTAGTGAAGACGAGGAATCAATCAGTGGATCTGACCAAGAGGCAGATGAAGAAAAACAAGATGATGAAGAGGTTCCTCTAATACATTCTTTCAAGTCATCATCCAAGCTAAGGTCTCTGAAGATATCAAGAGAGAGCTGA